The following nucleotide sequence is from Bacteroidota bacterium.
CATGCTCGGAGTATCCTCCACTGGTGCATTCTTTGTTCAAACCAAATGGACTACCTTTTGGCTCGAAGACAAGATGCGGATTTATGCCGATGTAAATTTTAAAACCATGCCCGATAATTACTGGGGGGTTGGCTACGATGCTGCAAGAAATACCGAAAAGGGCGATTCAACTACTGCTTATGAAAGAAACTGGCTTCAGTTTTACCCGAAAATTTTGTGGCAATTCAAAAAAAATCTGTTTATCGGCGGAATTATTAACCTCAATTATACCAAGGGAAATGATGCCTCTGAAGTGGTTGCCAATGACCCGTATTACATAAAATACAACGAAAAACCTTTTAACAGCGGTCTGGGCGCGATTTTTCAGTACGACTCACGAGATGTTCCGGTTAATGCCTGGGAAGGTACCTTTGTAGAAATATCATCCACCTTTTTCAGCGAATACCTGGGAAGCCAGAATAACTACCAGGTTTATGAGCTCGACCTTAGAAAATACCAACAAATAAATCGCGATGGACAGACACTGGCTTTCCAGCTCAGAGGACGGTTTGGATTAAATAATATCCCCTATGGCGAGATGTCGCAACCCGGAACCCCCTTCGATTTGCGTGGCTATACCTGGGGGCGTTACCGTGACTATTCCATGTTATTTGCCCTAACCGAATACAGGCATATGTTCCTGAAATCGAACCATGAAATGAGCCCGCATGGAATTGTATTGTTTGCAGGTGCAGGAACAATAGGCCAGGATGCAAGTAATTTTAAAGGATGGTTACCTTGTGTTGGAGTGGGTTACAGATTTCAGGTTCAACCCCGTATGAATCTCAGAATAGACTACGGATTTGGATTCGAAAGCCAGGGCTTCTACTTCAACTTTAACGAGGCATTTTAGAGTCCTAACCTATACCCACTACTCTTTCATTCAGAACCAATTTTCTGATTCAGCCACAGTAATTGATTCAACCTGCAAAAAAAGGAAAAGGTTTCCGAAGTAAATACTCAGAAACCTTTTATATTAAGATCTTACGAAAAACTTTGAACCTTGAACTTTGAACCTTGAACTGTTCATAGTTGATTAGGCCAACTCTTTACGCTCTTTAAATTCGCCCATAGTTTTGGTAAAAATCCAGATAGCCAGTATGCCTAGCAAGGTGTGCAAAGCAAGCGTGTACATAATGTATTCCGGATGACTGGCTTCTTCGAAACGCCCCATGAGTCCGGTATAAAGCCCGCTCAATACCGCGCCAATAAAAACAGCCAGGAAATTTGTACCCATATACAAACCCGCTTTTTCTTTGGGTGCAATCCACATGATATATTCCTGTATTCGTGGCGATGAAATCATTTCGCCCATGGCAAACAGAAAAACACCAAGAAATACCAGGTTATTGTTAAAACTGACCGACAAACCAAGTAAAACAAATCCGGATGCCGCAATTACCAACCCTAATAAAAAGGAAGAAATAGCTGCTCTTTTCTCAAAAAACCATGAGATAACCACCTGAAAAAGGATGATAATATAACCGGTATGTGAAATAGCTTCAGCATTAATTTTCCAAACCCCATTGGTATTGGTCGAGATAAAATTGGCAACCGTTTCGCCAAGCATTGCTTTAACCGATAAATAAAGCTGAGCGTTATCGAGGTAATCGTTAATATACACTGCCAGGGTATTGAAAAAAGCCCAAAATGGCATCCAGAAAAATATCCCTAGCAAAAAAATAAACAATAAAAATTTGTAATCCGAAAGGGCTTCTCCCATGTCGATAAACTTACTTTTCAGGGTAGCACCTTCAATTTCGCGGGCTGGTTCCTTATAAAAAAAGAGTGTGATAACAAACATCAGCGAAATGATGGCTGCAGCAGTGTAAAAGACATAGTCCCAAGACATGGCACGCAGTTTTCCCATAATTATAGGGCCAAAAGAAGCACCAAGGTTTACCATGGCATAAAAAATTCCAAACCCCAGGGTTTTATTAGTCGAGTCGGTGGTGGCCCTTACGGTAGCCGAAATCAGCGGTTTGAAAATTCCTGCAGCAAAACCTATCGAAAGCATAGTAAGGGCAATGCCAGAGAATGTTTTAGTTACAATTAGTAATAGAATTGAGGGTAAATAAGCAAGGTATGAGATTATCAGCACCTTTTTAAAACCATACCTGTCAGCAAAGGTCCCAGAAAAAAGCGGTATCAGGTAGGAGATTCCCAGAAACACACTTTGTATAATACCCAGATCAGATTTTTCATAGCCCAATTGTTGAAGGTAAATACCAAACCCCATGTAAATACCATAATAGGCAAAGCGCTCCAGCACCTCTATGAGGTTTGCTGTCCAGAACACTTTCGGAAAAGCAGTGCGTTTACTCATTCTTGTTTCAATTATTAGTTTAAAATAGTTTTTCCTTTGAGGTCTCATTTAAGCAAGAATGAAAAAAATCATACCCAGCCGGAAACAAATTCATTTTTCACTTAGTAAAAACCCAA
It contains:
- a CDS encoding BamA/TamA family outer membrane protein; protein product: MKTFYKKPQILVFLIAIILSANCFAQQTDSIPSKKAMRAEKKQEKIDAGKLMITPLAGPAYTPELGFTIAGGIMTSFKTNKSDSLIQRSSAPIMLGVSSTGAFFVQTKWTTFWLEDKMRIYADVNFKTMPDNYWGVGYDAARNTEKGDSTTAYERNWLQFYPKILWQFKKNLFIGGIINLNYTKGNDASEVVANDPYYIKYNEKPFNSGLGAIFQYDSRDVPVNAWEGTFVEISSTFFSEYLGSQNNYQVYELDLRKYQQINRDGQTLAFQLRGRFGLNNIPYGEMSQPGTPFDLRGYTWGRYRDYSMLFALTEYRHMFLKSNHEMSPHGIVLFAGAGTIGQDASNFKGWLPCVGVGYRFQVQPRMNLRIDYGFGFESQGFYFNFNEAF
- a CDS encoding MFS transporter, with the protein product MRPQRKNYFKLIIETRMSKRTAFPKVFWTANLIEVLERFAYYGIYMGFGIYLQQLGYEKSDLGIIQSVFLGISYLIPLFSGTFADRYGFKKVLIISYLAYLPSILLLIVTKTFSGIALTMLSIGFAAGIFKPLISATVRATTDSTNKTLGFGIFYAMVNLGASFGPIIMGKLRAMSWDYVFYTAAAIISLMFVITLFFYKEPAREIEGATLKSKFIDMGEALSDYKFLLFIFLLGIFFWMPFWAFFNTLAVYINDYLDNAQLYLSVKAMLGETVANFISTNTNGVWKINAEAISHTGYIIILFQVVISWFFEKRAAISSFLLGLVIAASGFVLLGLSVSFNNNLVFLGVFLFAMGEMISSPRIQEYIMWIAPKEKAGLYMGTNFLAVFIGAVLSGLYTGLMGRFEEASHPEYIMYTLALHTLLGILAIWIFTKTMGEFKERKELA